A DNA window from Microcystis aeruginosa NIES-843 contains the following coding sequences:
- a CDS encoding pentapeptide repeat-containing protein: MTFPSIDLLAIRQGQIKDLAGMNLAGADLAGADLAGANLRANLRGADLTGANLRGADFRNADLRGAILLDAIVTGASLAGAFLAGAVFNHLDLSGADFRGVDGRGVSFVGAILTQADFTSANLSGADLSATDLEEAIFFGAILRGTNFTDANLLCASLASAATTGAIFDRACLEGTGLT, from the coding sequence ATGACTTTTCCCAGTATTGATTTATTAGCAATTCGTCAGGGTCAGATAAAAGATTTAGCGGGCATGAATTTGGCAGGGGCTGATTTAGCGGGTGCCGACCTAGCAGGGGCGAATTTACGGGCAAATTTGCGCGGTGCTGACCTGACCGGGGCAAATTTAAGGGGAGCAGATTTTCGTAATGCCGATTTACGCGGGGCAATTCTCCTCGATGCGATCGTGACTGGGGCAAGTTTGGCCGGCGCTTTTTTAGCTGGGGCGGTTTTTAATCATCTAGATTTGTCCGGGGCGGATTTTCGCGGTGTCGATGGCCGGGGAGTGAGTTTTGTCGGGGCGATTTTAACCCAAGCGGATTTTACTAGCGCTAATCTGTCCGGGGCAGATCTGTCGGCAACTGATTTAGAGGAAGCAATTTTTTTCGGGGCGATTTTACGCGGAACAAATTTTACTGATGCCAATCTTCTTTGTGCTAGTTTAGCCTCGGCAGCAACCACGGGGGCAATTTTCGATCGAGCTTGTTTAGAAGGGACGGGATTAACCTAA